One Oryza sativa Japonica Group chromosome 8, ASM3414082v1 DNA window includes the following coding sequences:
- the LOC9272267 gene encoding disease resistance protein Pik-2-like isoform X1: MLGCTPLAIRIAAGLSLSAYPPPYSYTSAFKQYPLLQGIKRMLHISYAYLSLPLKSCLLYLSLFPENCTISKGRLIRRWAAEGFIDERDEGSIWETGESYFNELTIRQLIMREFIEDKTSNNIDLEDGSGFAVGCKVHGLVHDFIVSLSSRENMVTSDAELGSMQRGVIRRLTIKNDFSSIPKDSTQPSGSGTMDVQSINRALASAQKGKIRSLAFLGNSRLLSDVVGFKLLRVLDLEDCKSLGNEHVQKIRSLFLLRYLGLRGTGVTELQEDIGELHELQTIDVRRTRVKQLPVSVNELKKLVFLLGDGLQAQAGMTAMQNLEEVSTIDVSERSSLDMVSELLVKSN; this comes from the coding sequence ATGCTAGGATGCACGCCTTTGGCCATAAGGATTGCAGCTGGTCTGTCACTGTCAGCATATCCTCCTCCTTATTCATATACTTCAGCTTTCAAGCAATATCCCCTCTTACAAGGGATAAAAAGGATGCTGCACATCAGTTATGCTTATCTGTCTTTGCCATTGAAGTCTTGCCTTTTGTACTTGAGTCTCTTTCCAGAAAATTGTACCATCTCGAAAGGTCGGTTGATACGGAGGTGGGCAGCTGAAGGTTTTATTGATGAAAGAGATGAAGGTAGCATCTGGGAAACAGGGGAGAGTTATTTTAACGAGCTTACCATCAGGCAATTGATTATGCGGGAGTTTATTGAGGACAAGACTAGCAACAATATTGATCTGGAAGATGGTAGTGGATTCGCAGTGGGCTGCAAAGTTCATGGTCTGGTTCATGATTTCATTGTGTCCTTGTCCAGTCGAGAGAATATGGTCACATCTGATGCAGAGCTAGGATCCATGCAGCGTGGTGTCATTCGGCGTCTAACCATAAAAAACGACTTCAGCAGTATCCCAAAAGACAGCACCCAGCCGTCAGGCTCAGGCACCATGGATGTACAATCCATAAACAGAGCACTTGCTTCCGCTCAAAAAGGGAAAATTAGATCACTTGCTTTTCTCGGGAATTCGAGGCTTCTCTCTGACGTCGTTGGATTCAAGCTTTTGAGGGTGTTGGATCTGGAAGATTGTAAGAGCTTGGGAAACGAGCATGTCCAAAAGATCCGGAGTTTGTTTCTACTGAGATACCTGGGCCTTAGAGGGACCGGTGTCACCGAGCTCCAAGAAGACATTGGAGAACTCCATGAGTTGCAGACCATAGATGTGAGGAGAACCCGCGTGAAACAGTTGCCTGTATCCGTGAATGAGCTAAAGAAATTGGTGTTCCTCCTGGGAGATGGTTTGCAAGCACAGGCTGGTATGACGGCTATGCAAAACCTGGAGGAAGTATCGACGATCGATGTCAGTGAGAGAAGCTCACTCGACATGGTCTCAGAGCTGCTAGTTAAGTcgaactag
- the LOC9272267 gene encoding disease resistance protein RGA5-like isoform X2, translated as MLYAMEEDLIHHCERKVRLRRDLVLNLMDKLVVDSDQQLKVLFILGDRGIACQINHTELYIKSGGDEHQVIDNFRNFLRNKRYFIVIDDIWTTTAWKAIKCAFADNKNGSRIITTAQIDKVSRLSYRHHTDLVVMLGGLSEEE; from the exons ATGCTCTATGCGATGGAGGAAGACTTGATCCATCACTGTGAACGGAAAGTCCGGCTGAGAAGGGACCTTGTCTTGAATTTGATGGATAAGCTGGTGGTGGATTCCGACCAGCAGCTGAAGGTGCTTTTCATTCTCGGGGATAGGGGTATTG CCTGTCAGATCAACCATACTGAACTGTACATCAAATCAGGCGGCGATGAGCACCAAGTCATTGATAACTTCAGGAATTTCCTCAGAAATAAGAG GTACTTCATTGTAATTGATGATATTTGGACTACAACGGCATGGAAGGCTATCAAATGTGCTTTCGCTGACAACAAAAATGGAAGCAGAATAATAACAAcggcgcaaatcgacaaagTATCCAGATTATCTTACAGGCATCACACTGATTTGGTCGTTATGCTTGGGGGTCTCAGTGAGGAGGAGTAG
- the LOC9272267 gene encoding putative late blight resistance protein homolog R1A-3 isoform X3, producing the protein MLYAMEEDLIHHCERKVRLRRDLVLNLMDKLVVDSDQQLKVLFILGDRGIGGDEHQVIDNFRNFLRNKRYFIVIDDIWTTTAWKAIKCAFADNKNGSRIITTAQIDKVSRLSYRHHTDLVVMLGGLSEEE; encoded by the exons ATGCTCTATGCGATGGAGGAAGACTTGATCCATCACTGTGAACGGAAAGTCCGGCTGAGAAGGGACCTTGTCTTGAATTTGATGGATAAGCTGGTGGTGGATTCCGACCAGCAGCTGAAGGTGCTTTTCATTCTCGGGGATAGGGGTATTG GCGGCGATGAGCACCAAGTCATTGATAACTTCAGGAATTTCCTCAGAAATAAGAG GTACTTCATTGTAATTGATGATATTTGGACTACAACGGCATGGAAGGCTATCAAATGTGCTTTCGCTGACAACAAAAATGGAAGCAGAATAATAACAAcggcgcaaatcgacaaagTATCCAGATTATCTTACAGGCATCACACTGATTTGGTCGTTATGCTTGGGGGTCTCAGTGAGGAGGAGTAG